A section of the Malania oleifera isolate guangnan ecotype guangnan chromosome 2, ASM2987363v1, whole genome shotgun sequence genome encodes:
- the LOC131147678 gene encoding enoyl-[acyl-carrier-protein] reductase [NADH], chloroplastic-like isoform X1, with amino-acid sequence MLEGWSNARTGSGFRHFQSLKQLLRLRILCLEPRFDRNLPPKTTFLCSHSVAIHLSALAFSLPQRSLFSSARVHLLKMAATAASGLQMATARPCISSSCRIFQARTAILGVNTKRASWAELTSTSHISCVQPFRASLMPYSTNSGKSITKAMSEASGNKSMAGLPIDLKGKRAFIAGVADDNGYGWAIAKSLAAAGAEILVGTWVPALNIFETSLRRGKFDESRTLPDGSLMEITKIYPLDAVYDKLEDVPEDVKANKRYAGSSNWTVQEVAESVKQDFGSIDILVHSLANGPEVTKPLLETSRKGYLAAISASSYSYVSLLKHFLPIMNPGGASISLTYIASERIIPGYGGGMSSAKAALESDTRVLAFEAGRKHRIRVNTISAGPLRSRAAKAIGFIDTMIEYSLANAPLQKELSADEVGNAAAFLASPLASAITGAVLYVDNGLNAMGVGVDSPIFSDLDIPKDKH; translated from the exons ATGTTGGAGGGTTGGAGTAACGCGCGTACTGGATCTGGTTTTCGACACTTCCAAAGCCTCAAACAACTACTACGGCTGCGAATTCTTTGCTTAGAGCCTCGATTTGATCGAAACCTTCCCCCCAAAACCACTTTCCTCTGCTCTCACAGCGTCGCCATTCATCTCTCCGCATTGGCGTTCTCTCTCCCCcaaag ATCTTTGTTTTCTTCTGCCAGAGTCCACTTACTAAAAATGGCAGCAACCGCAGCCTCTGGCCTGCAAATGGCAACTGCTAGACCCTGCATTTCTTCTTCTTGCAGAATTTTTCAAGCGAGGACTGCAATTCTTGGTGTCAATACAAAACGAGCATCATGGGCTGAGCTCACAAGTACTTCTCATATATCATGTGTACAGCCTTTCCGTGCGAGTCTTATGCCATATTCTACGAATTCTGGTAAGAGCATCACAAAAGCAATGTCTGAAGCTAGTGGAAACAAGTCCATGGCTGGGTTGCCTATTGATTTAAAAG GTAAGAGGGCTTTTATTGCTGGTGTAGCTGATGACAATGGCTATGGTTGGGCAATTGCAAAATCTCTTGCTGCCGCTGGTGCTGAAATTCTTGTTGGCACATGGGTTCCT GCTTTAAACATTTTTGAAACCAGTTTACGCCGTGGGAAGTTTGATGAATCACGCAC GCTGCCAGATGGTTCACTGATGGAGATTACCAAAATATATCCCCTAGATGCAGTTTATGACAAACTTGAGGATGTACCTGAAGAT GTAAAAGCAAATAAGCGCTATGCTGGATCCTCTAATTGGACCGTTCAG GAGGTTGCTGAATCTGTAAAGCAGGACTTTGGTAGCATTGACATTCTTGTACACTCACTTGCTAATGGCCCTGag GTGACTAAACCTCTGTTGGAGACATCTAGAAAAGGATACCTGGCAGCTATATCTGCATCTAGTTATTCTTATGTTTCTTTACTCAAGCATTTCCTTCCCATAATGAATCCAG GTGGTGCATCGATATCTCTTACATACATTGCTTCTGAGAGAATCATTCCAGG GTATGGTGGGGGCATGAGCTCTGCGAAAGCTGCATTAGAGAGTGACACACGA GTGCTTGCTTTTGAAGCTGGAAGGAAGCACAGGATTAGAGTCAACACCATATCTGCTG gtCCCTTGAGAAGCCGTGCTGCAAAAGCAATTGGGTTCATCGACACCATGATTGAATATTCATTAGCAAATGCGCCATTACAGAAGGAATTATCCGCAG ATGAGGTGGGAAATGCAGCTGCATTCCTGGCATCGCCTTTGGCTTCAGCCATCACGGGTGCCGTTCTATATGTCGACAATGGTCTAAATGCAATGGGCGTCGGAGTCGACAGTCCAATATTTAGCGACCTTGACATTCCGAAGGACAAGCACTAG
- the LOC131147678 gene encoding enoyl-[acyl-carrier-protein] reductase [NADH], chloroplastic-like isoform X2 yields the protein MLEGWSNARTGSGFRHFQSLKQLLRLRILCLEPRFDRNLPPKTTFLCSHSVAIHLSALAFSLPQRVHLLKMAATAASGLQMATARPCISSSCRIFQARTAILGVNTKRASWAELTSTSHISCVQPFRASLMPYSTNSGKSITKAMSEASGNKSMAGLPIDLKGKRAFIAGVADDNGYGWAIAKSLAAAGAEILVGTWVPALNIFETSLRRGKFDESRTLPDGSLMEITKIYPLDAVYDKLEDVPEDVKANKRYAGSSNWTVQEVAESVKQDFGSIDILVHSLANGPEVTKPLLETSRKGYLAAISASSYSYVSLLKHFLPIMNPGGASISLTYIASERIIPGYGGGMSSAKAALESDTRVLAFEAGRKHRIRVNTISAGPLRSRAAKAIGFIDTMIEYSLANAPLQKELSADEVGNAAAFLASPLASAITGAVLYVDNGLNAMGVGVDSPIFSDLDIPKDKH from the exons ATGTTGGAGGGTTGGAGTAACGCGCGTACTGGATCTGGTTTTCGACACTTCCAAAGCCTCAAACAACTACTACGGCTGCGAATTCTTTGCTTAGAGCCTCGATTTGATCGAAACCTTCCCCCCAAAACCACTTTCCTCTGCTCTCACAGCGTCGCCATTCATCTCTCCGCATTGGCGTTCTCTCTCCCCcaaag AGTCCACTTACTAAAAATGGCAGCAACCGCAGCCTCTGGCCTGCAAATGGCAACTGCTAGACCCTGCATTTCTTCTTCTTGCAGAATTTTTCAAGCGAGGACTGCAATTCTTGGTGTCAATACAAAACGAGCATCATGGGCTGAGCTCACAAGTACTTCTCATATATCATGTGTACAGCCTTTCCGTGCGAGTCTTATGCCATATTCTACGAATTCTGGTAAGAGCATCACAAAAGCAATGTCTGAAGCTAGTGGAAACAAGTCCATGGCTGGGTTGCCTATTGATTTAAAAG GTAAGAGGGCTTTTATTGCTGGTGTAGCTGATGACAATGGCTATGGTTGGGCAATTGCAAAATCTCTTGCTGCCGCTGGTGCTGAAATTCTTGTTGGCACATGGGTTCCT GCTTTAAACATTTTTGAAACCAGTTTACGCCGTGGGAAGTTTGATGAATCACGCAC GCTGCCAGATGGTTCACTGATGGAGATTACCAAAATATATCCCCTAGATGCAGTTTATGACAAACTTGAGGATGTACCTGAAGAT GTAAAAGCAAATAAGCGCTATGCTGGATCCTCTAATTGGACCGTTCAG GAGGTTGCTGAATCTGTAAAGCAGGACTTTGGTAGCATTGACATTCTTGTACACTCACTTGCTAATGGCCCTGag GTGACTAAACCTCTGTTGGAGACATCTAGAAAAGGATACCTGGCAGCTATATCTGCATCTAGTTATTCTTATGTTTCTTTACTCAAGCATTTCCTTCCCATAATGAATCCAG GTGGTGCATCGATATCTCTTACATACATTGCTTCTGAGAGAATCATTCCAGG GTATGGTGGGGGCATGAGCTCTGCGAAAGCTGCATTAGAGAGTGACACACGA GTGCTTGCTTTTGAAGCTGGAAGGAAGCACAGGATTAGAGTCAACACCATATCTGCTG gtCCCTTGAGAAGCCGTGCTGCAAAAGCAATTGGGTTCATCGACACCATGATTGAATATTCATTAGCAAATGCGCCATTACAGAAGGAATTATCCGCAG ATGAGGTGGGAAATGCAGCTGCATTCCTGGCATCGCCTTTGGCTTCAGCCATCACGGGTGCCGTTCTATATGTCGACAATGGTCTAAATGCAATGGGCGTCGGAGTCGACAGTCCAATATTTAGCGACCTTGACATTCCGAAGGACAAGCACTAG